A region from the Aegilops tauschii subsp. strangulata cultivar AL8/78 chromosome 5, Aet v6.0, whole genome shotgun sequence genome encodes:
- the LOC109732840 gene encoding putative ripening-related protein 4 produces the protein MANMKLLAVLALVQLLSRLHVHRVSASVDMPTATSGGSCHVSGYLPGQSGNCNPDHGSTCCVNGHRYPQYKCSPPVLAETPAILTINSFEEGGDGGGKSFCDNRYHKDSELVVALSTGWLRLDGTNRCNKMIRINGNGQSVTAKVVDECDSVYGCDKEHNFEPPCPNNDVDASPAVWKALGLNGNIGEFKVTWSDV, from the coding sequence ATGGCTAACATGAAGCTACTAGCCGTGCTTGCTCTCGTGCAGCTCCTGTCACGCCTCCACGTCCATCGCGTCTCCGCGTCCGTGGACATGCCGACAGCGACCAGCGGCGGCAGCTGCCACGTTAGTGGATACCTGCCGGGCCAATCCGGCAACTGCAATCCGGATCACGGCTCCACCTGCTGCGTCAACGGACACCGGTACCCGCAGTACAAGTGCTCGCCCCCGGTGTTGGCTGAGACCCCGGCGATCCTGACTATAAACAGCTTCGAAGAAGGTGGAGATGGGGGCGGCAAATCATTCTGCGACAACCGCTACCACAAGGACAGCGAGCTGGTGGTGGCGCTGTCCACGGGATGGCTCCGCCTGGACGGCACGAACAGGTGCAACAAGATGATCCGTATCAATGGGAACGGGCAGTCCGTGACGGCCAAGGTCGTTGACGAGTGCGACTCGGTGTACGGCTGCGACAAGGAGCACAACTTCGAGCCGCCGTGCCCAAACAACGACGTGGACGCGTCGCCGGCCGTTTGGAAGGCTCTGGGCCTCAACGGGAACATTGGAGAGTTCAAGGTCACTTGGTCTGATGTGTGA